One part of the Candidatus Planktophila sp. genome encodes these proteins:
- a CDS encoding OsmC family peroxiredoxin: MATTRKASTVWKGTLLEGKGEATLNSSGVGVFPVSWPARSAEPNGVTSPEELIAAAHSACFSMAFASALTKAGTPPTELRTSAEVDFQPGVGITEIRLHVSGDVPGLDHAGFVLAAEGAKEGCPVSQALKAVPIKLLVE, from the coding sequence ATGGCAACTACACGAAAAGCATCGACAGTTTGGAAGGGAACACTTTTAGAGGGCAAGGGTGAGGCGACACTTAACTCATCTGGGGTTGGTGTTTTTCCAGTCTCATGGCCGGCCAGAAGTGCTGAGCCAAATGGTGTAACAAGTCCCGAAGAGTTAATCGCTGCGGCGCATTCAGCGTGTTTCTCAATGGCATTTGCCAGTGCACTAACTAAGGCAGGTACTCCACCAACTGAACTGCGCACCTCTGCCGAAGTCGATTTTCAACCAGGAGTTGGCATTACCGAGATCCGACTTCATGTTAGTGGAGATGTACCAGGACTCGATCACGCAGGCTTTGTATTAGCAGCCGAAGGTGCGAAGGAGGGGTGCCCAGTTAGTCAGGCGCTCAAAGCAGTTCCGATTAAATTATTAGTTGAATAG